From a single Nocardioides sp. dk884 genomic region:
- a CDS encoding MarR family winged helix-turn-helix transcriptional regulator encodes MVDDATLEGLERSLAALMRLLADRGTVGDVARRSGYDLPPASWSLLEHLDARGALRVSDIAACHGVDISSVTPRLKRLEAAGLVARGRVPTDARAFLISITEEGVHALESVHAARRAILEQAVVGIDGSHLSITADVLSVLTQRLASEPVTIGQRP; translated from the coding sequence ATGGTGGACGACGCGACGCTGGAGGGGCTGGAGCGTTCGCTGGCGGCTCTGATGCGTCTCTTGGCCGATCGCGGCACCGTCGGCGACGTCGCCCGTCGATCCGGGTACGACCTTCCGCCTGCGTCCTGGTCGTTGCTGGAGCATCTTGACGCTCGCGGAGCGCTGCGCGTCTCCGACATCGCGGCGTGCCACGGAGTCGATATCTCGTCGGTGACGCCCCGCCTCAAGCGTCTTGAGGCAGCCGGGCTGGTGGCCCGAGGTCGGGTGCCGACAGATGCCCGTGCCTTCCTGATCAGCATCACGGAGGAGGGGGTCCATGCGCTCGAGAGCGTGCACGCGGCGCGACGCGCCATCCTCGAGCAGGCCGTTGTCGGTATCGACGGCTCGCACCTCTCCATCACCGCCGACGTTCTCTCTGTGCTGACTCAACGCCTGGCGTCCGAGCCCGTCACGATCGGGCAGCGACCCTGA